A window from Hemicordylus capensis ecotype Gifberg chromosome 2, rHemCap1.1.pri, whole genome shotgun sequence encodes these proteins:
- the LOC128344548 gene encoding small EDRK-rich factor 1 yields MARGNQRELARQKNMKKSQEQSKGKRKEDTLSASQRKQRDSEIMQQKQKAANEKKSLQTGAK; encoded by the exons ATGGCCC GTGGGAACCAGCGTGAACTTGCCCGCCAGAAAAACATGAAGAAATCTCAAGAACAGAGCaaggggaagagaaaagaggatACTTTGTCTGCTTCTCAGAGAAAACAGAG AGACTCTGAAATTATGCAACAAAAGCAGAAAGCAGCTAATGAGAAGAAATCTCTTCAGACAGGAGCAAAATAA